A genomic stretch from uncultured Pseudodesulfovibrio sp. includes:
- a CDS encoding SemiSWEET transporter, whose product MNITPIEIIGLIAGFCTTFSFLPQVVRTWRTKSVDDISLRMYLLLCFGILLWLYYGISMQSLALILTNGVSLVLTFTILVMKVLYGKRARQ is encoded by the coding sequence ATGAATATCACTCCCATAGAAATAATTGGCCTGATAGCCGGTTTTTGTACCACGTTTTCATTTTTGCCGCAGGTTGTTCGAACCTGGAGAACAAAATCCGTGGATGATATATCCTTGCGAATGTACCTGTTGCTCTGTTTCGGCATCTTGCTGTGGCTGTATTACGGCATCAGCATGCAGTCGTTGGCCCTGATCCTGACCAACGGGGTCAGTCTTGTCCTGACGTTCACCATCCTTGTCATGAAAGTCCTGTATGGTAAACGGGCGCGACAGTAG
- a CDS encoding IMP cyclohydrolase, translating to MSDLKKMYRTLQQDPFPADMKLTLGDQELVFKKRTWEIDGETKGLRYGENPDQPAALYELAKGQLEIGGVKFIGQGQGLVSALTEEHMLQAGKHPGKTNLTDVDNALNILQYLSDKPAALILKHNNPCGAAWTDEGVYVALKRAFEADRIAAFGGAVVVNRKLDLATAELINSVYFEVVAAPEFDEDALTELKKKKNLRILQIPGITELKSLAQTPFLDIKSLSDGGMVVQFSFRNAILKTDDFIPATAEKDGNQFVARAPSKQEAEDLLFAWAVEAGVTSNSVLFVRDGVTTAIGTGEQDRVGCVLLAVTKAYIKYSDLLSSKELGMSLFELKLAAIKDPEMKAKLEDIEKRTEEARGGLPGSVVVSDGFFPFRDGVDLCIDQGVTAIAQPGGSIRDNEVITAVNEASPQVAMVFTGQRSFKH from the coding sequence ATGAGCGATTTGAAGAAAATGTACCGCACCTTGCAACAGGACCCTTTCCCCGCGGACATGAAACTGACTCTGGGTGATCAGGAACTGGTTTTCAAAAAACGTACCTGGGAGATCGACGGAGAAACCAAAGGGTTACGATATGGAGAAAATCCAGATCAACCTGCTGCACTGTACGAACTGGCCAAGGGGCAGCTCGAAATCGGCGGTGTAAAATTCATTGGACAAGGACAGGGCCTGGTCTCCGCACTGACCGAAGAGCATATGCTCCAGGCAGGAAAACACCCCGGAAAGACCAATCTGACTGACGTGGATAACGCGCTGAATATTTTGCAGTATTTATCAGACAAACCAGCTGCGCTCATTCTCAAGCACAACAACCCCTGCGGCGCAGCCTGGACCGATGAAGGCGTATATGTTGCCTTGAAGCGCGCCTTTGAAGCAGACCGTATTGCCGCATTTGGTGGAGCAGTAGTGGTCAACCGCAAGCTCGACCTTGCCACCGCGGAACTCATTAATTCCGTATATTTTGAAGTGGTTGCCGCCCCTGAATTCGATGAAGACGCCCTGACCGAACTCAAAAAGAAGAAGAACCTGCGCATCCTGCAGATTCCCGGCATTACCGAATTGAAAAGTCTGGCTCAAACACCATTTCTCGACATCAAGTCCCTGTCTGACGGCGGCATGGTCGTTCAGTTTTCCTTCCGCAATGCTATCCTCAAGACAGATGATTTCATTCCGGCCACTGCTGAAAAAGACGGAAACCAGTTTGTCGCCCGCGCCCCGAGCAAACAGGAAGCAGAAGACCTGCTTTTCGCCTGGGCTGTTGAAGCCGGTGTGACCTCCAATTCCGTTCTGTTCGTCAGAGACGGCGTAACCACCGCCATCGGAACAGGTGAACAGGATCGCGTCGGCTGTGTACTCCTAGCCGTGACCAAAGCATACATCAAGTATTCAGACCTGCTGTCTTCCAAGGAACTCGGCATGTCGCTCTTTGAATTGAAACTGGCAGCCATCAAAGACCCCGAGATGAAGGCCAAGCTGGAAGACATTGAGAAGCGCACAGAAGAAGCCCGTGGCGGGCTGCCCGGATCAGTCGTTGTTTCAGACGGATTTTTCCCGTTCCGTGACGGTGTAGACCTCTGCATAGATCAGGGTGTAACCGCTATAGCTCAACCCGGCGGTTCCATTCGCGACAACGAAGTTATCACCGCCGTGAACGAAGCCAGCCCACAGGTGGCCATGGTTTTCACAGGACAGCGTTCATTCAAGCACTAG
- a CDS encoding cache domain-containing protein, with translation MTILRFRDWSMRSKILSIFLGAILLVVLGLLGYFLPVVGDSLMEEKRVATQSVVDVAYSSIEYWAEQASSGALSKEEAQKAAIAEITRSRYKGTEYFWINDMDPVVVAHGSNASLVGKNVGEIKDENGVYLFREMVEVSRKNGEGFVNYSWPKQGASKAVPKISYVRLFKPWGWIVGSGIYVDDVEAQVSSLRWQILIPTIVAMGLLILVVMFVIRSMTVPLNEAVEASNRMAHGDLSTDIVVRSKDEVGQLASAMANMLRELRRVVTDVRTATEQVTAGSQELASSSVQLSQGATEQASSIEEVSASMEQMTSSIGQNADNAQTTNTMTNQAASDTEKGGQAVAKTVGAMKQIAEKISIIEDIARQTNLLALNAAIEAARAGEHGKGFAVVAAEVRKLAERSGASASEISELSSSSVQVAEEAGELLSKIVPDIQKTAELVQEISSATNEQNEGGTQVTSAIHEMDKVIQQNAAASEELASTAEELSAQAVQLQNAMQFFTLGGHEPFSNATESVAQRPAPRVQSVKPRPLAQAAPTRSGGVDMNMADDDEGFEKF, from the coding sequence ATGACAATACTGCGATTCCGTGACTGGAGTATGCGAAGCAAGATTCTCAGCATCTTTTTGGGAGCGATCCTTCTGGTTGTCCTCGGTTTGTTGGGGTATTTTTTACCCGTAGTTGGGGATTCCCTGATGGAAGAGAAGCGGGTTGCTACGCAGAGTGTCGTTGATGTGGCTTATAGCTCAATCGAATACTGGGCCGAGCAGGCGTCTTCCGGCGCATTGTCTAAGGAAGAGGCTCAAAAGGCCGCTATCGCGGAGATTACGCGGTCCAGATATAAGGGAACTGAGTATTTCTGGATTAACGATATGGACCCGGTTGTCGTGGCCCATGGTTCTAATGCATCCCTCGTCGGCAAGAATGTTGGCGAAATCAAGGATGAGAACGGCGTGTACCTCTTCCGGGAAATGGTTGAAGTCAGCCGTAAGAACGGTGAAGGCTTTGTTAATTACTCTTGGCCAAAGCAGGGAGCATCCAAGGCTGTACCCAAGATATCCTATGTCAGATTGTTCAAGCCGTGGGGCTGGATTGTAGGCAGTGGTATTTATGTTGATGACGTTGAAGCTCAGGTTTCATCTCTGCGTTGGCAGATTCTTATTCCGACTATTGTAGCCATGGGACTCCTGATTCTTGTTGTCATGTTTGTCATCAGAAGTATGACGGTTCCTTTGAATGAAGCTGTAGAAGCTTCAAATCGTATGGCTCACGGTGATCTGAGTACGGATATTGTCGTCCGCAGCAAGGATGAAGTTGGGCAGTTGGCTTCGGCCATGGCAAATATGCTCCGAGAATTGCGTCGAGTGGTCACTGATGTCCGAACTGCTACCGAGCAGGTCACGGCTGGCAGTCAGGAGTTGGCATCTTCGTCTGTGCAATTGTCGCAAGGCGCCACGGAGCAGGCTTCCTCGATCGAAGAAGTTTCGGCATCCATGGAGCAGATGACTTCTTCAATTGGTCAGAATGCCGACAATGCTCAGACCACCAACACAATGACTAATCAGGCCGCATCCGACACAGAAAAGGGCGGGCAGGCGGTTGCCAAGACTGTTGGAGCCATGAAGCAGATTGCGGAAAAGATATCCATCATTGAGGATATTGCACGTCAAACCAATTTGTTGGCGCTGAATGCAGCCATTGAGGCCGCACGTGCCGGTGAGCACGGTAAGGGCTTTGCCGTTGTCGCTGCCGAGGTGCGTAAGCTGGCCGAGCGCAGTGGAGCATCCGCTTCCGAAATCAGTGAATTGTCCTCCTCCAGTGTGCAGGTGGCTGAAGAGGCCGGGGAATTGTTGTCAAAGATCGTCCCGGATATTCAGAAGACTGCAGAGTTGGTGCAGGAGATTTCGTCTGCTACCAACGAGCAGAATGAAGGTGGCACACAGGTAACCTCTGCCATTCATGAAATGGATAAGGTTATTCAGCAAAATGCTGCCGCCTCGGAAGAGCTTGCCTCTACCGCCGAAGAACTGTCCGCTCAGGCTGTGCAGTTGCAAAACGCCATGCAGTTCTTCACTCTTGGTGGGCATGAGCCTTTCAGCAATGCCACGGAGTCTGTCGCTCAGAGGCCCGCTCCCCGGGTTCAGTCTGTAAAGCCTCGACCGCTCGCTCAGGCTGCTCCGACCAGAAGTGGCGGGGTCGATATGAATATGGCTGACGATGATGAAGGTTTTGAAAAGTTCTGA
- a CDS encoding adenylosuccinate synthase: MANIVVFGSQWGDEGKGKIVDMLAEKSDAIVRFQGGNNAGHTLVVDGEQCILHLIPSGVLHPGKKCLIGNGVVLDPFVFCKELDKLDAKGLDVSASRMMISKKTHVILPYHCQMDAAREAAKSDDGKIGTTGRGIGPCYEDKMNRCGVRAGDFADPELLKAKIVKALEEKNVLFKHLYGAEPMDAESVFNEVLPVAERLTPYLGDVSTAIQEAQGNVLFEGAQGTHLDIDHGTYPFVTSSNTVTANAASGSGCSPRDLERIIAIVKAYTTRVGSGPFPTEQINADGDFLQAQGHEFGATTGRKRRCGWLDLVVLKESVRLNGPTELAITKLDVLSGLKDIKLCVAYDYKGEQVAYPPQEQNGMAHVTPVYETMPGWDEDITGARSWDDLPANAVAYLKRIEEISGVKIGIVSVGPDRVQTF; encoded by the coding sequence ATGGCCAATATAGTGGTTTTCGGTTCCCAGTGGGGGGACGAGGGAAAAGGCAAGATCGTCGATATGCTCGCCGAGAAGTCGGACGCGATTGTCCGTTTTCAGGGTGGCAACAATGCAGGGCACACCCTTGTCGTCGACGGAGAGCAGTGCATTCTGCATCTGATCCCTTCCGGCGTACTGCATCCCGGCAAGAAATGCCTTATCGGCAACGGTGTAGTGCTGGACCCGTTTGTTTTCTGTAAAGAACTGGACAAGCTTGATGCCAAGGGGCTGGATGTTTCAGCTTCCCGCATGATGATCAGTAAAAAGACCCACGTCATTCTGCCGTACCATTGTCAGATGGACGCAGCTCGTGAAGCTGCCAAATCTGATGACGGCAAGATCGGCACCACGGGTCGAGGCATCGGTCCTTGTTATGAAGATAAAATGAACCGTTGCGGTGTCCGCGCCGGGGATTTTGCCGACCCGGAGCTGCTCAAGGCCAAGATTGTCAAGGCACTTGAGGAGAAGAACGTTCTTTTCAAGCACCTGTATGGTGCGGAGCCCATGGACGCCGAGTCTGTTTTCAATGAGGTTCTGCCTGTGGCTGAGCGACTGACCCCGTATCTGGGTGATGTCTCTACCGCTATTCAGGAAGCACAGGGCAACGTCCTTTTTGAAGGTGCTCAGGGTACACATCTGGATATTGATCACGGGACGTATCCGTTCGTGACCTCTTCCAATACGGTGACCGCCAACGCCGCATCCGGTTCCGGCTGTTCTCCTCGGGATCTGGAGCGTATTATCGCTATCGTCAAAGCCTACACCACTCGTGTCGGCTCTGGTCCGTTCCCCACTGAGCAGATTAACGCTGACGGTGATTTTCTGCAGGCGCAGGGACATGAATTCGGTGCGACTACCGGGCGCAAGCGTCGTTGCGGCTGGCTTGATCTGGTGGTGCTGAAGGAGTCTGTTCGTCTGAATGGGCCAACCGAATTGGCCATTACCAAGCTCGATGTGCTGTCCGGTCTGAAAGACATCAAACTCTGCGTTGCCTATGACTATAAGGGGGAGCAGGTTGCCTATCCGCCTCAAGAACAGAACGGTATGGCTCATGTTACGCCTGTTTACGAGACTATGCCCGGATGGGATGAGGACATCACCGGCGCGCGGAGCTGGGACGACCTTCCGGCCAACGCCGTGGCGTATCTGAAACGGATCGAGGAAATATCCGGTGTTAAAATCGGTATTGTTTCTGTCGGCCCTGACCGGGTTCAGACCTTTTAA
- a CDS encoding DNA polymerase III subunit delta' — MSLNADPLAALAGHEHAVKRLNAIAHDPPQSIVIEGGDADSRVALALYWAMRLNCASGSVPCGQCPACRQIGDLAFNDLLFFDGREGLIKVDPVRQLRSTWGQPPNGDGYRVTIFAEAQMFMTEAANALLKSLEEPRPGNVFILAAPQRERLLETLVSRSWVVTLAWPDVRQNSPEVTEWAQALVSFWKTGRGWFARTSSKGAVDKHLAMQVVLGMQRELREAMSGSCGTPLSATLANNHDLVELRRIGLVLEKAQDALNTQVPVNPAMVLDWVATRMR; from the coding sequence ATGTCATTGAATGCTGATCCGCTGGCAGCCCTCGCAGGGCATGAGCATGCGGTGAAACGCCTTAATGCCATTGCTCATGATCCTCCCCAATCAATAGTTATTGAAGGTGGCGACGCGGACTCCCGCGTCGCCCTCGCCTTGTATTGGGCCATGCGGCTCAATTGCGCGTCCGGTTCTGTCCCATGTGGACAGTGCCCGGCCTGTCGGCAGATAGGGGATCTCGCCTTTAATGACCTTCTTTTCTTTGATGGCCGAGAGGGCCTTATCAAGGTCGATCCGGTACGGCAGTTGCGTTCGACCTGGGGACAGCCGCCCAATGGTGACGGCTATCGTGTGACCATCTTTGCCGAGGCCCAGATGTTCATGACCGAGGCAGCCAATGCGTTACTCAAGTCTCTTGAGGAACCCCGTCCCGGTAACGTTTTTATTCTTGCTGCCCCACAACGCGAACGGCTGTTGGAGACGCTGGTCTCCCGTTCCTGGGTTGTGACTCTGGCCTGGCCCGATGTACGGCAGAATTCTCCCGAAGTTACGGAATGGGCACAGGCTCTTGTTTCATTTTGGAAGACAGGACGCGGCTGGTTTGCACGGACGTCGTCCAAGGGGGCTGTGGACAAGCATCTCGCAATGCAGGTGGTGCTTGGCATGCAACGGGAATTGCGTGAGGCCATGTCCGGTTCGTGCGGTACTCCCCTTTCAGCGACGCTTGCCAACAATCACGACCTTGTGGAACTCAGGCGTATTGGTCTTGTTCTGGAAAAGGCTCAAGATGCTCTCAATACGCAAGTGCCCGTCAATCCGGCCATGGTTCTGGATTGGGTTGCAACGAGGATGCGTTAG
- a CDS encoding GNAT family N-acetyltransferase yields the protein MRIMPFSGHDTDAIIDLITTIQIKEFGVQTSVEQQPDLRTIPDFYQQGVGNFWLAFEGDELVGTIALLDTGDGVCALRKMFVKKEYRGSERGIGNALMQTLIEWSRERGVREIYLGTVDVYHAAHRFYEKSGFVEISKAELPERVPVMCVDVKYYRYSF from the coding sequence ATGCGTATCATGCCTTTTTCCGGTCACGACACCGATGCGATTATTGACCTCATTACCACGATTCAGATTAAAGAATTCGGTGTGCAGACGTCCGTAGAACAACAACCGGACCTGAGAACTATCCCTGATTTCTATCAGCAGGGTGTGGGCAATTTCTGGCTTGCATTCGAGGGTGACGAATTGGTGGGGACCATCGCGCTTTTGGATACCGGAGATGGGGTTTGCGCCTTGCGCAAGATGTTTGTGAAAAAAGAGTATCGCGGCAGCGAACGTGGCATCGGCAACGCACTGATGCAAACATTGATTGAGTGGTCACGTGAAAGAGGCGTGCGGGAAATATATCTCGGCACTGTTGATGTTTATCATGCTGCCCACCGTTTCTATGAAAAGAGTGGTTTTGTTGAGATCTCCAAAGCGGAGTTGCCTGAGAGGGTTCCTGTTATGTGCGTGGATGTGAAATACTATCGCTATTCTTTTTGA
- a CDS encoding Na+/H+ antiporter NhaC family protein, translating to MKKFMTLTLACLAVVAFLADPAMAADSSKGAANAEIFGLLTLIPPVVAIVLAFITKNVVLSLFLGVFSGCFMLDLKGWDIYHALINAFLRFSGEVLGSLADSWNAGIVLQCLAIGGLIALVSKMGGAKAIADALVKRARTPRSSQFVTWLMGLFIFFDDYANSLTVGPIMRPVTDRMKVSREKLAFIIDATAAPIAGIALISTWVAYEVGLIRDGYQMIPLDANAYGVFVETIPFRFYNIFILLFILFTIWFMREFGPMHKAEVRARTQGKVIADDATPMAAEESSSLEPVHGIKLSIWNAIIPIGTLIVAAFLGFYFNGYGAIDDQALLDSINASPLSFASMRDCFGASDASVVLFQAALIASMVAMGMAVFRKILPIKEAIETWVTGVKSMNITAVILLLAWSLSGVIKELGTATYLVNVLSDTLPVFLLPSIIFILGSIISFATGTSYGTMGILMPLAIPLAYALQADPNYVILNIGAVLTGAIFGDHCSPISDTTILSSMGSACDHIDHVKTQLAYAVTVALIAIFAGYIPAGLGIPVYITLPIGITATGLAVRFLGKKVDA from the coding sequence ATGAAAAAGTTTATGACTCTTACTTTAGCCTGCCTCGCTGTCGTCGCTTTCCTCGCCGACCCCGCCATGGCGGCTGATTCATCCAAAGGTGCAGCCAACGCCGAAATTTTTGGTCTACTCACACTGATCCCGCCAGTGGTAGCCATTGTTCTCGCCTTTATCACAAAGAACGTCGTTCTTTCCCTGTTCCTCGGCGTTTTCTCCGGTTGTTTCATGCTCGACCTCAAAGGCTGGGACATTTACCACGCTCTTATTAACGCTTTTCTTCGTTTTTCCGGCGAAGTGCTCGGTTCTCTGGCAGACAGTTGGAACGCAGGCATCGTTCTCCAGTGCCTTGCCATCGGCGGCCTTATCGCTCTGGTGTCCAAAATGGGTGGAGCAAAAGCCATCGCCGACGCATTGGTCAAGCGGGCACGGACCCCGCGCAGCTCCCAGTTCGTCACATGGCTCATGGGCCTATTCATCTTCTTCGATGACTACGCCAACTCCCTGACTGTCGGCCCGATCATGCGCCCGGTCACCGACCGCATGAAGGTTTCCCGCGAGAAACTCGCCTTCATCATTGACGCGACTGCCGCCCCCATCGCCGGTATCGCCCTGATTTCCACATGGGTCGCCTATGAAGTCGGCCTGATCCGCGACGGCTATCAGATGATCCCCCTTGACGCCAACGCCTACGGCGTGTTTGTCGAAACCATCCCCTTCCGCTTCTACAATATCTTCATTCTGCTGTTCATCCTTTTCACCATCTGGTTCATGCGTGAATTCGGTCCCATGCATAAAGCAGAAGTCCGCGCCCGCACTCAGGGGAAAGTCATTGCTGACGATGCCACCCCCATGGCGGCCGAGGAATCGTCCAGTCTCGAACCCGTGCATGGCATCAAACTCTCCATCTGGAATGCAATCATTCCCATCGGCACGTTGATCGTGGCAGCCTTCCTCGGCTTCTACTTCAACGGCTATGGCGCCATTGACGATCAGGCTCTTCTGGACTCCATCAACGCCTCCCCACTCAGCTTCGCTTCCATGCGCGACTGTTTCGGTGCATCCGATGCCTCCGTGGTTCTGTTCCAGGCTGCACTCATTGCCAGCATGGTCGCCATGGGTATGGCCGTGTTCAGAAAGATCCTGCCCATCAAGGAAGCCATCGAAACCTGGGTCACCGGCGTCAAATCCATGAACATCACCGCCGTCATTCTGCTGCTCGCCTGGTCCCTGTCTGGCGTCATCAAGGAACTCGGCACAGCAACATATCTGGTCAACGTGCTCTCTGACACGCTGCCGGTCTTCCTGCTGCCATCCATCATATTCATCCTCGGTTCCATCATCTCGTTTGCAACCGGAACCTCCTACGGTACCATGGGTATCCTCATGCCGCTGGCCATTCCCCTGGCATACGCACTCCAGGCCGACCCGAACTACGTCATCCTGAACATCGGTGCTGTCCTGACCGGAGCGATCTTCGGTGACCACTGCTCCCCCATTTCGGACACAACCATTCTGTCCTCAATGGGATCCGCGTGTGACCACATCGACCACGTCAAGACGCAGCTCGCCTATGCTGTCACCGTGGCCCTCATCGCCATCTTCGCCGGATATATCCCAGCGGGACTCGGTATCCCCGTATACATCACACTGCCCATAGGCATTACCGCCACAGGTCTCGCTGTCCGCTTCCTGGGCAAAAAGGTCGACGCATAG